In Crassostrea angulata isolate pt1a10 chromosome 4, ASM2561291v2, whole genome shotgun sequence, one genomic interval encodes:
- the LOC128181987 gene encoding uncharacterized protein LOC128181987: MADIAFAQHFVECSICQRNAEFFCKTCKKDLCQQCKEAHQKEKLETTHEIVLFQEKFGSVILEETCREHKGQKYCLCCQQCLLPVCAECTKDAQHKKHSFVNLENVYHSHREKHEPRILKIRKEILPSCQSLQQDVQDDLSLRKKETAEILSIMKTRAARIKILIDDVVEDYSKLLADICKSQKSELQDQNREITDRIAHLNTVLDGYERTRNKPAAFLFYLKEHPSSNADLIPHMLEMPYPVLTKENFTRDDVVKMLGHIESPKAETPRKVKDVAQQTYQIPPLVMSDTVMKIKSFRVTGIKDCYQISAAPNGQFWLRDEDLRLTDLTGATIHKVSDVLDDWAIQSVTKEGELIYLDSKSNICKLSLDNKKRKSLVQVKDPWKPSCIFCSSYNGDILVGMIRSEQAKVTESDVVEAKVVRFSDSGKEIQTITHDVTGQPLYSYPRYITENHNGDVVVSDHTKNAVVAVDHRKKPRFCYTGTSSNSEFWPRGISVDALMNIIICDYNTDTVQLIDKNGHFLRMLLTEKDKLDEPSCLTCVGEDQFLWVGCRGSRRISAFSYLHKPV; this comes from the coding sequence ATGGCGGATATTGCCTTTGCACAACATTTTGTTGAGTGTTCTATATGTCAAAGAAATGCCGAATTCTTTTGCAAAACGTGCAAGAAAGATCTTTGCCAGCAATGCAAGGAGGCACACCAAAAGGAAAAACTAGAAACGACCCACGAAATCGTGCTGTTTCAGGAGAAGTTCGGATCCGTAATTCTCGAGGAGACATGTCGGGAGCACAAGGGTCAGAAATATTGTCTGTGCTGTCAACAGTGCTTACTTCCTGTGTGTGCTGAATGCACAAAGGACGCACAGCACAAGAAGCACAGCTTTGTGAATCTTGAAAACGTTTATCACTCGCACAGAGAAAAACATGAGCCCAGGATCttgaaaataagaaaagaaatacTGCCATCTTGCCAGTCTTTACAACAAGATGTACAGGATGATCTGTCCCTCCGTAAAAAAGAAACGGCAGAAATTTTGTCGATCATGAAGACACGAGCCGCTAGAATAAAGATTCTCATTGATGATGTTGTGGAGGACTACTCTAAATTATTGGCAGATATTTGCAAATCACAGAAGAGTGAATTACAAGACCAGAACCGAGAAATAACAGATCGTATAGCTCATCTAAACACAGTCTTGGATGGATATGAACGTACGAGGAACAAACCTGCTGCATTTCTCTTCTACCTCAAGGAGCACCCTAGTTCCAACGCGGACCTTATACCTCATATGCTTGAGATGCCCTACCCAGTATTAACCAAGGAAAACTTCACAAGAGATGACGTCGTTAAAATGCTCGGGCACATAGAAAGCCCAAAAGCAGAGACACCAAGAAAGGTAAAAGATGTTGCCCAACAAACATACCAAATTCCTCCATTGGTGATGAGTGACACAGTTATGAAAATCAAGTCTTTCAGAGTGACAGGTATCAAGGATTGCTATCAGATATCTGCTGCCCCTAACGGCCAGTTCTGGCTCCGAGATGAAGATCTAAGATTGACAGACCTCACCGGCGCTACCATTCATAAAGTCTCCGACGTTTTGGACGACTGGGCCATACAATCCGTGACGAAGGAAGGAGAGTTGATTTATCTCGACAGCAAGAGTaacatctgtaaactttctctGGATAACAAGAAAAGGAAATCTCTAGTCCAGGTCAAAGACCCGTGGAAACCTTCATGCATATTTTGTTCTTCGTACAATGGAGATATTCTGGTAGGCATGATCAGAAGCGAACAAGCCAAGGTAACGGAATCGGATGTAGTGGAAGCAAAAGTAGTGCGATTTAGCGATTCGGGAAAGGAAATCCAGACCATCACTCATGATGTCACTGGACAACCATTATACAGTTACCCTCGTTACATTACAGAGAACCACAATGGCGATGTAGTGGTGTCTGACCACACCAAAAACGCAGTGGTAGCTGTGGACCACCGGAAGAAACCACGATTTTGCTATACCGGAACATCGTCTAACTCGGAGTTCTGGCCTCGGGGAATTTCAGTTGACGCCCTAATGAACATCATAATATGTGATTACAATACCGACACTGTCCAGTTGATCGACAAAAACGGTCATTTTCTTCGAATGCTGCTCACCGAGAAAGACAAGCTGGACGAACCGAGCTGTCTGACGTGTGTTGGAGAAGACCAATTTCTGTGGGTGGGGTGCAGAGGCAGTAGGCGTATATCTGCATTCAGCTACTTACACAAACcagtttaa
- the LOC128179281 gene encoding uncharacterized protein LOC128179281, with translation MSFMYSAVVVYFAFCSKFSVAISCDFDGTNTAADFNDTKFLGTWHELERTTFQWGENTWHSQVWVFKRGADGHLYMAYTGYSAQSKSCSSPQTGLLTHSGSGASYTMMSEGRYEAALRVAYTDYSNVALVYMCYAPEVLGTCDRNRVHVSLLSRSPSMSKAQRTILMSHIDLDCVENGHLHQATAGLCQEPIPSIPLGK, from the exons ATGTCTTTCATGTATTCTGCAGTAGttgtttattttgcattttgcTCGAAATTTTCCGTGGCGATAAGTTGTGACTTTGATGGGACAAATACTGCTGCTGATTTTAACGACACTAAA ttCCTTGGAACATGGCATGAACTAGAAAGAACAACATTTCAATGGGGAGAAAATACGTGGCATTCTCAGGTCTGGGTTTTCAAACGAGGTGCCGACGGCCATCTTTATATGGCATATACAGGATATTC CGCCCAGAGCAAGTCATGTAGCAGCCCCCAGACTGGACTTCTGACGCATTCAGGTTCTGGGGCATCTTATACCATGATGTCAGAGGGCCGGTATGAAG CTGCATTGCGAGTGGCTTACACAGACTACTCAAACGTTGCTCTAGTATACATGTGTTATGCGCCGGAAGTGCTTGGAACTTGTGACAGAAATCGTGTGCACGTGTCTTTACTTTCCCGTTCGCCCTCCATGTCCAAAGCTCAGAGGACAATCTTAATGAGTCACATAGATCTAGACTGTGTGGAAAACGGACACCTTCACCAAGCCACAGCTG GACTATGCCAGGAACCTATTCCATCGA ttcCACTTGGAAAGTAA
- the LOC128181182 gene encoding uncharacterized protein LOC128181182, protein MEQQYFARVVVRCTLCKTCVAPMYCEQCHSNLCEDCGKKHSCKIHNIVPLKQYLTSPNQLKCKQHSDKQCQNYCEQCDVPMCVQCELSKEHLGHKQVGFLKKSETKKEILERDLKELEHIIYPRYQHIVSDIKSQKADLCINSQRLITDLDNRGKVWHKEIDSIISNLKSEISETNSKHMAFLDTHENKTTPTLFQIKQVIADIKKILDSKDVSLFSEYKSRNAEFINLPHKVNMSLPCFTFPKINRDRLVEQFGFLSALSFTTEEQDNSIPTQGAESIPQDGSLIGVPQVISDIDTKIGSIYSMACLNDSEIWTRGFGNIMHLYNINGELVKEIQTKSGKHPKDLSLTRCGNLVYTDVDDRSVNIVENAQIQTVIKLSGWIPCCVCCTSSDDLLVSMEIDDEDEEDFDYDDEYNDTITKVVRYTGSIEKQSIQFNEKGKPLYSSGGSIVENKNLDICVADNVAGAVVVVNQDGKLRFSYKGPPSTAEKSFYPSGIATDSQSRILTADPWNHNIHILDQDGQFLCFITNCGLEDPSSLCVDTSDHVFVAGIFTRKVKKIRYYN, encoded by the coding sequence ATGGAACAGCAGTATTTTGCCCGTGTTGTTGTTCGATGCACCCTTTGTAAAACGTGTGTAGCCCCAATGTACTGTGAACAATGTCATTCAAATCTATGTGAAGATTGTGGGAAAAAGCATTCTTGTAAAATACATAATATTGTGCCACTAAAACAGTATTTAACCAGTCCGAACCAACTGAAGTGTAAACAACACTCAGataaacaatgtcaaaattactgtgaacaatgtgatGTACCTATGTGTGTACAGTGTGAATTGTCGAAAGAACATTTAGGACATAAGCAGGTTGGCTTCCTCAAAAAGTCTGAAaccaaaaaagaaattttagagAGAGACTTAAAAGAGCTAGAACACATCATATATCCTAGATATCAGCATATCGTATCTGATATTAAAAGTCAGAAAGCAGATCTTTGTATTAATTCACAGAGGTTAATAACGGATTTAGATAATCGAGGAAAAGTTTGgcacaaagaaatagacagcattatCAGTAATCTTAAATCTGAAATTTCGGAAACAAATTCGAAGCACATGGCTTTTCTTGATacacatgaaaataaaacaacaccTACACTTTTTCAAATCAAGCAGGTAATTGCTGACATCAAGAAAATCCTCGATTCAAAAGATGTTAGTCTTTTCTCTGAGTACAAATCAAGGAATGCCGAATTCATCAATTTGCCACATAAGGTCAACATGTCTTTACCATGCTTTACTTTTCCAAAAATAAACAGAGATCGGCTGGTTGAACAGTTTGGTTTTCTGTCAGCATTATCTTTTACAACGGAGGAACAAGACAACAGCATACCGACCCAGGGAGCCGAATCAATTCCCCAAGACGGGTCGCTGATAGGTGTACCCCAGGTCATTTCAGATATAGACACAAAAATAGGAAGTATATACAGCATGGCCTGTTTAAATGATTCGGAAATATGGACACGTGGATTCGGCAACATAATgcatttatacaatataaacgGGGAACTAGTAAaagaaattcaaacaaaatcagGAAAACATCCAAAAGACTTATCACTGACAAGGTGTGGCAATTTAGTTTATACAGATGTTGATGATAGAAGTGTAAACATAGTGGAAAAtgcacagatacagacagtaaTAAAACTGAGTGGCTGGATACCTTGCTGTGTTTGTTGTACCTCCTCTGATGACCTTTTGGTTTCCATGGAAATCGATGATGAAGATGAAGAAGATTTTGATTATGATGACGAATATAACGACACGATAACAAAAGTTGTTCGTTACACAGGCTCCattgagaaacaaagtattcagttcAATGAAAAGGGAAAGCCCCTTTATTCATCTGGTGGTTCAATCGTGGAAAAcaagaacctagatatctgtgttgCTGATAATGTAGCCGGTGCAGTGGTAGTGGTTAATCAGGATGGGAAACTTCGGTTTTCGTACAAAGGCCCTCCCTCAACGGCCGAGAAATCATTCTATCCAAGCGGCATCGCCACAGACAGCCAAAGTcgtatcctgacagcagaccCTTGGAACCACaatatccacatcctggatcaggacggacagttcctctgCTTCATTACTAACTGTGGTTTAGAAGATCCATCtagtttatgtgtggacacaaGCGACCATGTCTTTGTGGCTGGAATTTTCACACgtaaagtgaaaaaaatcagatattaCAACTAA
- the LOC128179280 gene encoding uncharacterized protein LOC128179280: MAAAGLETWNLSIIRTLAPTIAIISVYCITGVIGNATVLVIYWKKMISGKGRFFIPILAFVDFLASLVLSACILIRLCLNVIFFSDIMCKSLYFTICWIVSVSIFIVFAIAFDRYRMVCQIEKTPLTERQKWIIVKTIVVITAILNCPVFATSGVVLLQKPSTYNSTIQGSVCVFSKHSSPTFDVIHSLIVGCGTIGIFVYVMYVNLKISYVIFTKIRRSAKFVHPSKQAKIKENHSSEDINCAVKLGSHLKQHTRTERTNPTAEEIKGNEHMSFNIGFQNTGIDSKMDDIEKRNLGFSSEFEQKEQPQNTLMLTSRSRLNRNDNPHQEVLPLAVTRHQSISIHVMFIVMFLIMVLAYIPSLVVAIIVYNNLQDNSWWVHEEESDLKVNMFLLLKTTYLISSAANPYIYSLFDKKFQAALKGFVICQHSVNQ; encoded by the coding sequence ATGGCGGCAGCTGGGTTGGAAACGTGGAATCTATCAATAATCCGGACTCTAGCACCAACTATTGCAATTATTTCAGTGTATTGTATAACTGGAGTTATAGGCAATGCGACTGTTCTCGTAATTTACTGGAAAAAGATGATTTCTGGAAAAGGGCGGTTCTTCATTCCGATCCTAGCCTTTGTGGATTTTCTTGCCAGTCTTGTTTTATCTGCCTGTATACTCATTCGTCTCTGCCTAAATGTCATTTTCTTTTCAGATATAATGTGCAAAAGTCTATACTTCACAATTTGTTGGATTGTAAGTGTATCCATTTTTATAGTGTTTGCAATTGCCTTTGATAGGTATCGAATGGTTTGTCAGATAGAAAAAACACCATTGACAGAGAGACAAAAATGGATCATCGTGAAGACCATTGTTGTGATCACAGCCATTTTAAACTGTCCCGTATTTGCGACAAGCGGGGTTGTTCTATTACAAAAACCTTCAACATATAACAGTACAATTCAAGGATCTGTTTGcgtattttcaaaacattcaagCCCAACATTTGACGTTATTCATTCCCTTATTGTGGGTTGTGGTACTATAGGTATATTTGTTTATGTGATGTACGTTAACTTGAAAATATCATACGTTATTTTCACGAAAATTCGACGTTCTGCAAAGTTTGTGCATCcttcaaaacaagctaaaatcAAGGAAAATCATTCAAGCGAAGATATCAACTGCGCTGTTAAATTAGGTAGCCATTTGAAACAGCATACACGTACAGAACGAACAAATCCTACTGCTGAAGAAATAAAGGGCAACGAACACATGTCATTCAACATTGGGTTTCAAAATACGGGTATTGATAGTAAAATGGATGATATCGAGAAACGAAACTTAGGCTTTAGCTCTGAATTCGAACAAAAAGAACAACCTCAAAATACACTTATGTTGACAAGCAGATCTCGGTTAAATAGAAATGACAACCCTCACCAGGAGGTCCTACCATTAGCTGTTACAAGGCACCAGTCAATCTCCATTCATGTGATGTTCATTGTGATGTTTCTTATCATGGTTCTTGCGTACATTCCTTCACTTGTCGTAGCTATAATTGTATACAACAACCTTCAAGACAACTCCTGGTGGGTTCATGAAGAGGAGAGTGACCTTAAAGTCAACATGTTCCTTTTGCTCAAGACGACGTATTTGATAAGCAGTGCAGCAAATCCATACATATACAGTCTCTTTGACAAAAAGTTTCAAGCAGCTTTAAAAGGTTTTGTGATATGTCAACATTCAGTGAATCAGTGA